The stretch of DNA AATAAACGATCTATGGAAAAATTGCAATAACTATTACAAACTTTTTAAGAGAATATCTGACCAATTAATTGACATTGAACAAGTCAAGTTGCTCAAAGTTTGAACATATCTTTTTACCTCCTCTGGCATTAGAGGACAAGAACCTTTCAACCTTGCTTCAGCTGAGTTCACAGAAAGCTTCCCCTTGACAAATCCACGCTTTATCATCCAAGATCTTTTATGTTGAATGAGTTCGGTGTGCACATCCTTGAAAGGAATATAAAGCCACAGCTTAGATATGAATAAAAAGGAGTTTGTGTGAGAGAATTGGCATCCATCTTATTTGAAACATGTACCTGGAAAAGCTCAGCGCAACCGTGATATGCTAAAGCCTCTCTAGTCATGCCAGGGTCAAAGGCAATAAATGGTCGACCTGGGGCTCTTAACCTATAATTGTATTAGGAACTACATGTGTtaactaaaagaagaaagaaagaataaccAGGCAAAGAACAAACAAATAAGAGACGTGACAATGAAGATTGTCTTGCCTCTGTAAAATCCTAGCAGAAAGATCCTGGACTTCTTGTCGGAACCGAAGAGCATGAAAAGCAACTCGACATCTTAGCCTCTGGTACTCTTCAAAATGTGGTGGAAGAATGGACTAcaaaaagagaataaaacaaaTATGACAAAACTTGGGGGCGAGAAgccaaaattaagataaaaacttGAATGGGAAGCAGAAATTATCTGAGCTAGTTTACCTGCAAACATCCACCTTCAGAGATAACTATTTCAACTACTGAATGCTTCTTTAATACAGGAAGAACACGAAGCAAATAATAAGATGGTGATGCTGCATATGGCACTCTAAAAACAGGAATCTCCTTCTTCCTCCTTGCTCCCTTGAGATCTTTTGGAAGAGTTCTCACAACTTTGACATCTTTTGCTAATGAGAGTACAAACTGATCCTCGTTATATAGGTATGCAAAACTCTTGAACTGAGAGCTGAAAAAAATAAGTTGGAAAGAAATACTTTAGATCACAGAAGGCAAGTTTTTACATTAGATTCTGTAATTCGTTGGAAGAACATGAACCTTATTCCCTTGCTGCTGGTTGTTGATAGGATCTCAGGCATTACTAATGTAGTATTAAGAAGTCGAGCAACCACAACCACATCGCATATCTGAAAACCATCGGATAGGAATACAATTTTAGTTCAACATGATTTTAGTACACTAGGATAGAGACCCCAAAACACCATACACTCACCGAATTCCTGATGTCATGAAAACCACCTTGTATCCGGACAAAAATAAACCCATTTGTTTGTGAACTGGGATCTATCAAGAAAGGAAGATCCATAAAATATGTATTCACATATGaatgtatacatatatttaGAACAAAATGAAGTGCAGAATCCACAGAACCCTTCAAACAATTTGAAATTCCATATCCTCAATGAACTAGTTTATTTCTGGTTGTGTATTTGATCTAGCTAGCCAAAATCAGAATTATGCAGTTAATCTACATATATGAATGTATACATTCACATATCAAGTATGATGATTTGTTTCCGCAGACATAGGTTAGGTTAAAGATAACATAGCAATTTATTTACAATAAGGAGCAGCACTAAGTATAATAGAATTGAAGTGCCAGTCACATACCATCACATGCTTACACATACAATTGACTTCATATAGAAACCCCCATAATCTGATAATTCTAAGTTTATATCATACCATAAAGTAGTATAAAAGAagctagaaaaagaaaattgattgCTCCAactaagaaaaattaacaatcaAGAGACAACCAATCCGAAAATAGAGTACCTCGCAAGTTTGATTATGCAGCAAACTAATATAACAGCACAAAATTCTTTGCAATTTAGCAAAATTGTAGAATTGGAAACAAGATGAAAAAGTTGAACTAACCAGCATAGTATCCTCTGGGATTTGAGTCAGGATACAAGGACTCAAGACGCTTTACAGGACCCCATAGTCTTCTATATGAGGCACTCTGCatcacaaaaaatagaaaacaagattaaaaatgaaaaacataaCCGAAAAGAGAAGgggaaaaatgcaagaaaagtaaTGCTTAAAAGTAATTGCAGCTTAATATTACTCCAAGTACTTGGTAGACTCAAATGTAATCCAAATTCAGTCAATGAACAAACTAACAAAGATCCAAAGCCAAGGAACACAAACAAAGCATCACTTATTTCGGAGAAACAAAGTTTATAAAGCAAAGTTAATGTATGACTATGACCCTAACACCTTTGTCATCTTGTTAAGTGCAAAGCCAAAAATTTGTGAACTATGAAACACTCCCAAGGACATATAAGGGTCTCAGCAATGCAAATAAATCTGGGGTTgaacagaaattaaattaaaaaggaaaaagccAAAAAAGGTGGGTGCCCCAAATAAAGTAATTAAGAAAAGAAGTTGAGATCTTTATTGTGAGATATGAttgcttgatgattgattacATTTGAAGGAGAATGTTGTAAGTCAAAGATGGGTCTCCAAGAGAAGATTGTGACTGAGGATTGGTATTCTGCAATGCCCATTTCAGTGAATCTGGCAAGTAGGAAGTGTGTAAAGATTGAGAAAGCTGAGAGAACAAGCCCAACAAGACCAACCCATTTCATCTTTGACTTCATCTTCACTTCCCCTTTCAttgaatactaaaaaaattgtttCTTTTTCCCCCCTCACACTCTCTCTGTTGAGcttcagaagcagaagcagaagcagaagcagcagCCACAAGAGAAGTTAGAAACAAACTAAACatggagaaaaagagagagagattgaAAGAGTCTTTGAGATTGAGATGGGCACGTGTTAAAGGGTGTCTTTTGTTTAAGATAATAACACAGTCCAGAGTccacacagagagagagagagagagagagagagaggtgatGTTTCCAACAAGTGTTGGATTTGGTTGGATCAAGACCAACTTTGTATTCGgactatgtttttttttttctattttacttttttttttcttttcctttttcttaaagaagaaaattttcaccatatctttttaagtgATTAGTCTATTATTTTTAAGGCATGGGATTTTGTtctcaaattatttaacaaaatctACACACAATAAGCTCATAATTATTCCAACATTTATGTTGAAGAGTGAATATTGTTATTGCCATTTTAATAATatcgtttttatttttaatatattcatacaaaattataataaaaaaattaatgtatgaAAGTGGTAAAATTCCTTTCATGCACCCTATGTCGAATGATCTTTGTTGGTTAATTACGAATCAATGTGCAAAAACACgggaaataaaatattattattactattattaataaatattttttgacaCAATTTTTTATTCACAAGACATTATACACCTCAATCACCTTCAAACTTCAACACGCTCTCCACtcgttaataaaaatatacaaatttacTTTTACAATCGAGCTAACATGCATGAAATTTgaggtttatttttttaaatattgaataaaaattagtataattttttaatattagaagCTACAGTATTTTGCAAAATTCTAAGAATGATAAAATTTATAGAGACCAATTGttaaatcagatttttttgaatttataaagataatatacagattatatattatattattttaatattaaattacactacataaattatattgtaaatacacaaattatatattatcagtgtaatatatattttgtgtaTTATGCTTGTACAGAACAGTATTTATAAAAAACtgtaaaattctttttttgtaatattaatataaaattctattcactcttcaatattaaaataaaaaatccagaATTTAATGTGTCATCTGTTAGTATCATATATGAGAAATCATTGAGGGAGTAAAAATTCTCTTCCTATAACTCAAATAtgtcatttctttttttttcttaaataaactATCATTTCTACCCATAAAAGTTGAAAACGCTAACATATttactcataaaaaataaaaattatcatttgtacccataaaaaataatttttacaagCAAAATTatctaaaccctaaaaaattaaataaaattcctaAATTATCCTTCTCTCCACCACTACCATTATCATCTCCTCCCCCCTCCccatcctctctctctttctcaatGTTCTGAGCGACCCAATCCCAACATCAACCACATTACTGCTCAGTACCACCGTCTCACCCTCCTTCTCAGCCGTCACCCTAACCCTTTCGGCCGCACACTTTTCCATTGATGTCGATCGCGACTCAacagcaccaccaccaccatcaccattAGCCATCACTGTCGTTAACTTCACCACTTGAATGGATTGGGTTTTTTCTGCACACACATTCAAAGGCTGCGACTTTTTAAGGGTTAATCGAAAACACTCATCAGCAAGGTTAAGATCTATTACTCTAACCCTGAATCCTCCAAGCTTTCTTCAACACCGCTATTGATTTCATTGTCTTCCTCGAGAACTCCCGCGTCGCCAACATCAGCTCCGACATCTCCTAATATGATATCAAATGATacgaaaataaaaagataaacaagacaaaaattaaatttgaataaaaaagatacattgaaattaaaatagaaacaaaaatgatatattGAAATTGAGTACAAAGAGAATCCCTGTACTTTTACCCAATTTCTCGACGCAACAAGaaagggactcctcaacctaaTTTGTCAACGCTATAGTTTGAAAATTGATTCGAAGGGACTCATCAACTTTCTAACCAATTCCCGATGCAACAAGagagggactcctcaacctcaATTGTCCACACCATGGTTTCATCACAAAACCA from Arachis duranensis cultivar V14167 chromosome 4, aradu.V14167.gnm2.J7QH, whole genome shotgun sequence encodes:
- the LOC107486560 gene encoding O-fucosyltransferase 27, whose product is MKGEVKMKSKMKWVGLVGLVLSAFSIFTHFLLARFTEMGIAEYQSSVTIFSWRPIFDLQHSPSNSASYRRLWGPVKRLESLYPDSNPRGYYADPSSQTNGFIFVRIQGGFHDIRNSICDVVVVARLLNTTLVMPEILSTTSSKGISSQFKSFAYLYNEDQFVLSLAKDVKVVRTLPKDLKGARRKKEIPVFRVPYAASPSYYLLRVLPVLKKHSVVEIVISEGGCLQSILPPHFEEYQRLRCRVAFHALRFRQEVQDLSARILQRLRAPGRPFIAFDPGMTREALAYHGCAELFQDVHTELIQHKRSWMIKRGFVKGKLSVNSAEARLKGSCPLMPEEIGILLRAYGYTKDAIIYVSGGEVFGGQRTLIALHAMFENVVDRTSLSTPWELSRLYGQEVNLVNAPPAHPFTEEVKKRAAWKNAGPRPRPLPPPPARPKSYNIEGWWGWVAESDNEPDSTVMELRTNAHKLLWEAIDYAVCVEADVFIPGFDRDGKGHPNFASLVMGHRLYQSAASKTFRPDRKEAVKLVDEIRNHTYQANHTWLTSVRRHLRKTLLDGIIEASNNSKPSSFLSHPVPECSCSRHNANEVSKNSSVPSASQIWTALGVSHQCPAWMDAGPVPQTKDKENEDDLADDDSISGLFFAPSGVNQGGGEAEVGTKEENQFEDQDELEGGER